The genomic DNA CAGCGTGCTGGGGTATCGCCTGGGGATGCTGGTTTCCGGCGGTTTAGCGCTGTGGCTTGCCGATAAATGGCTGGGCTGGCAGGGTATGTACTGGCTGATGGCAGCGCTGCTCGTTCCCTGCATTATCGCCACCCTGCTGGCGCCGGAACCCAGCGATGTTATCCCGGTGCCGAAAAGCCTTGAACAGGCGGTCGTGGCGCCGCTGAAAGATTTCTTTGGCCGTAACAACGCATGGCTGATTCTGCTGCTTATCGTCATGTACAAACTCGGCGATGCCTTCGCCATGAGCCTGACCACCACCTTCCTGATTCGCGGCGTCGGATTTGATGCCGGGCAGGTCGGGATGGTCAATAAGACTCTCGGTCTGTTTGCGACCATCATCGGCGCGCTGTACGGCGGCGTACTAATGCAGCGCCTGACGCTGTTTCGCGCGCTGCTGATTTTTGGCATTCTGCAGGGGGTTTCCAACGCGGGCTACTGGATGCTGTCGGTTACCGACAAGCACCTCTACTCCATGGCGGCGGCGGTATTCTTTGAAAACCTGTGCGGCGGTATGGGAACGGCGGCGTTCGTCGCGCTACTGATGACGCTGTGCAACAAATCCTTTTCCGCCACCCAGTTTGCCCTGCTGTCGGCGCTGTCGGCCGTTGGACGGGTCTATGTAGGCCCGATTGCCGGCTGGTTTGTCGAAGCCCACGGCTGGCCAACGTTCTATCTTTTCTCCGTCATCGCCGCGGTGCCGGGCATATTGCTGCTGTTAATCTGCCGCCGGACGCTGGAGTACACCCAGCAGACTGAGCAATTTATGCCGCGCGTATCCTACAGCGGCGGCTATCGTCTGGCGCTGCGTCTGCTCCTGGCTGGGGTCGCCCTGCTAGGCATCTGGCTGCTGCTGCTGATTAGCGATGCGCTTCATCTCTTTGCCGTAGCATGGTCCGGCACGTTGCTCGAAGCCGGGGTGCTCATTGCATTTATCGGTATCGTCTTTGGTTGCCTGCTGGACTATCTGGCACTGAGGAAAAGGCCCGTTTCACTCACTCAGTAAAAAATGCGGCATATCCGATGTAATCACGATGCGTAATAATAACTCACGCATCGTATATATCTTTTTTTATTTGCGCTTTTGTGCGCTTTAGAATTCTGGAAATTACTGGAACGTTTAAGGTATGCTTTATTTCATTAACCGATTCAGCACCAGACCAATTAAATTTTCGTCTTTTAATTGTCTTTTATTTGATGATTAATTGTTAATTATTTGTATATTTTTAGCAATGGTTATACCAATTGCCATCCCAACCCCTTCCCCATACCCTCTTTCGTTATAACGCCCGTCTGATGGGCTTTCCGCTCGGAAAATAGACATATTTAGCAACATCTGTGACAGGCACGGCAGAACCCAGTAACACATAACTGACAGAGCACCAATGATGTTTACAGTAATGTAACCTTCCCGTAAAATGACCCCACACTTTAAACGCCACCAACACCCCGTGGAATTGAGGTCGTTACATGAGACTCAGGAAATACAATAAAAACTTGGGATGGTTGTCATTAATCGCCAGCACGGTATTACTCAGCGGCTGCGATTCTGCACTACTTGACCCCAGAGGACAGATTGGACTGGAGCAGCGTTCGCTGATTCTGACGGCTTTCGGCCTGATGATGATCGTCGTCATTCCGGCCGTCTTAATGGCCGTTGGTTTCGCCTGGAAATACCGTGCGAGCAATAAAGATGCGAAGTATAGCCCGAACTGGTCACACTCCAACAAAGTGGAAGCTGTGGTCTGGACCGTGCCTATTCTTATCATCATCTTCCTCGCCGTACTGACCTGGAAAACCACTCACTCCTTAGAACCAAGCAAACCGCTGGTACATGACGAGAAACCGATCACGATTGAAGTGGTTTCCATGGACTGGAAATGGTTCTTCATTTACCCGGAGCAGGGCATTGCTACCGTCAACGAAATCGCCTTCCCGGCGAACGTTCCGGTGCAGTTCAAAGTGACCTCCAACTCCGTGATGAACTCCTTCTTTATCCCGCGTCTGGGCAGCCAGATTTACGCCATGGCCGGTATGCAGACCAACCTGCATCTTATCGCTAACGAAGCGGGTACCTACGACGGTATCTCCGCCAGTTACAGCGGCCCGGGCTTCTCTGGTATGAAGTTCAAAGCCATTGCGACGCCGGATCGTGCCACATTCGATCAGTGGGTCGCTAAAGCGAAACAATCTCCGAACACCATGGACGACATGGCGGCATTCGAGAAAGTGGCTGCACCGAGCGAATACAACAAGGTGGAGTACTTCTCCAGCGTGAAACCAGATTTGTTTAAAGCAGTGACCAGCAAATTTATGGATCACGGCAAAAGCATGAACATGTCCAAACCGGAAGGCGAACACGCAGCGCACGAGGGTATGGAAGGCATGGACATGAACCACGCGGAATCCGCTCACTAAGGGGCCGAGGAAGAAAACGATGTTCGGAAAATTGACACTGGATGCAGTGCCGTTCCATGAACCTATTGTCATGGTTACGGTCGCTGCCATTATCATCGGTGGTCTGGCGTTACTCGCCTTGATCACTTACTTCGGTAAGTGGTCCTACCTATGGAATGAGTGGCTGACTTCGGTTGACCACAAAAAACTGGGCATCATGTATGTCATCGTCGCTATCGTCATGCTGCTGCGTGGCTTTGCCGATGCCGTCATGATGCGTAGCCAACAGGTGCTGGCCTCCGCCGGCGAAGCTGGCTTCCTGCCACCTCATCACTACGATCAGATCTTTACCGCCCACGGCGTTATCATGATCTTCTTCGTGGCGATGCCGTTCGTTATCGGTCTGATGAACCTCGTGGTTCCACTGCAGATCGGCGCGCGCGACGTGGCGTTCCCGTTCCTGAACAACCTGAGCTTCTGGTTCACCGTTGTCGGCGTTATTCTGGTTAACCTGTCTCTGGGCGTAGGTGAATTTGCTCAGACCGGTTGGCTGGCCTATCCGCCGCTCTCGGGAATTGAGTACAGTCCGGGCGTAGGGGTCGATTACTGGATTTGGGCGCTGCAGCTCTCCGGTATTGGTACTACGTTAACCGGTATTAACTTCTTTGTGACCATCATCAAGATGCGTGCGCCAGGAATGACGATGTTCAAGATGCCGGTATTTACCTGGGCATCTCTGTGCGCCAACATCCTGATTATCGCCTCCTTCCCAATTCTGACGGTTACCATCGCGCTGCTGACCCTGGATCGCTATCTGGGCACCCATTTCTTTACCAACGATATGGGCGGCAACATGATGATGTACATCAACCTGATTTGGGCCTGGGGCCATCCGGAAGTGTATATCCTGGTTCTGCCGGTCTTCGGTGTATTCTCTGAAGTTGCCGCAACCTTCTCGCGTAAACGCCTGTTTGGCTACACCTCGCTGGTGTGGGCGACCGTGTGTATTACCATCCTGTCGTTCATCGTTTGGCTGCACCACTTCTTCACCATGGGTGCCGGTGCGAACGTTAACGCCTTCTTCGGTATTACCACGATGATTATCGCCATCCCGACCGGGGTGAAGATCTTCAACTGGCTGTTCACCATGTATCAGGGCCGCATCGTCTTCAACTCTGCGATGCTGTGGACCATCGGCTTTATCGTGACCTTCTCGGTCGGCGGTATGACCGGCGTTCTGCTGGCGGTGCCGGGCGCGGACTTCGTGCTGCACAACAGCCTGTTCCTGATTGCGCACTTCCATAACGTCATCATCGGCGGTGTGGTCTTCGGTTGCTTCGCCGGCCTGACCTACTGGTGGCCGAAAGCCTTTGGCTTCACCCTGAACGAGACCTGGGGCAAACGCGCCTTCTGGTTCTGGATCATCGGCTTCTTCGTGGCGTTTATGCCGCTGTACGTGCTGGGCTTCATGGGCATGACCCGTCGCCTGAGCCAGCAGATTGACCCGCAGTTCCACCCGATGCTGGTTATCGCAGCGTGCGGTGCTGCGCTGATCGCCTGCGGTATCCTGTGCCAGCTGATTCAGTTCTACGTCTCTATTCGCGACCGCGAGCAGAACCGTGACCTGACCGGTGACCCATGGGGCGGCCGTACGCTGGAGTGGGCAACCTCTTCCCCGCCTCCGTTCTACAACTTTGCCATTGTGCCGCACATTCATGAGCGTGACGCATTCTGGGAAATGAAAGAGAAAGGCGAAGCGTACAAACAGCCGACGCAGTATGAAGAAATTCATATGCCGAAAAACAGCGGTGCGGGTATCGTGATTGCCGCCTTCGCTACCGTCTTTGGTTTCGCCATGATCTGGCATATCTGGTGGTTGGCGATTGCCAGCTTCGCAGGCATCGTGATCACCTGGATCATCAAAAGCTTTGACGAGGACGTGGATTACTACGTGCCGGTTGCAGAAGTCGAAAAACTGGAAAATCAGCATTTCGATGAGATTTCTAAGGCAGGGCTGAAAAATGGCAACTGATACTCTGGCGCATAACGCCCACGCGCATGAACATGGGCATCACGATACAGGGCCGATGAAGATCTTCGGCTTCTGGATCTACCTGATGAGCGACTGCATTATCTTCGCTACGTTGTTCGCTACCTACGCTGTGCTGGTAAACGGCACGGCGGGCGGCCCGACCGGCAAAGATATCTTCGAGCTGCCGTTCGTTCTGGTTGAAACTGCACTGCTGTTATTCAGCTCCATCACCTACGGCATGGCGGCTATCGCCATGTACAAAAACAACAAGAGCCAGGTCGTTTCCTGGCTCGCCCTCACCTTCCTGTTTGGTGCCGGGTTCATCGCGATGGAAATCTATGAATTCCATCACCTGATTGTTGAAGGTATGGGCCCGGATCGCAGCGGCTTCCTGTCAGCGTTCTTCGCGCTGGTTGGTACGCACGGTCTGCACGTCACCTCCGGTCTTATCTGGATGGCGGTGCTGATGGTGCAGGTTTCTCGCCGCGGCCTGACCAGCACTAACCGTACCCGTATCCTGTGCCTGAGCCTGTTCTGGCACTTCCTGGACGTGGTGTGGATCTGTGTGTTCTCGGTTGTTTATCTGATGGGGGCAATGTAATGAGTCATTCTAACGATCATAGCGGCGCATCCCACGGCAGCGTGAAGTCGTACATGACAGGTTTTATCCTGTCTATCATCCTGACGGTGATCCCGTTCTGGATGGTGATGACCGGCAGCGCGTCGCATGCGGCGATTCTGGGCACCATTCTGGTGACCGCTGTGGTGCAGATTGTCGTACACCTGGTGTACTTCCTGCACATGAACAGCAAGTCTGACGAAGGCTGGAACCTGACCGCGTTTGTCTTTACCGTGATAATCATTGCCATCGTGGTGGTAGGGTCCATCTGGATTATGTGGAACCTGAACTACAACATGATGGTTCACTAAGAGCGGCGAGTATGTTTAAGCGATACCTGCAAGTAACGAAGCCTGGCATCATTTTTGGCAACCTGATCTCCGTGATCGGCGGTTTCCTGCTGGCCTCCAAAGGTCACATCGACTATCCGCTGTTCGTCTGGACGCTTCTCGGTGTGTCTCTGGTGGTCGCCTCGGGTTGTGTTTTCAACAACTACATCGATCGTGACATCGACCGTAAGATGGAGCGAACGAAGAACCGAGTGCTGGTTAAGGGACTGATTGCGCCAAAAACGTCGCTGGTCTACGCCACTTTGCTGGGTCTCGCTGGCTTCATGCTGCTGTGGTTCGGCGCCAATCCCCTCGCCTGCTGGCTGGGGGTAATGGGGTTCGTGGTTTATGTCGGCGTTTACAGCCTGTACATGAAGCGCCACTCCGTTTACGGCACGCTGATTGGTTCTCTCTCCGGCGCTGCGCCGCCGGTGATTGGCTACTGCGCAGTATCCGGCACCTTTGACAGCGGCGCGCTGATTCTGCTGGCGATCTTCAGCCTGTGGCAGATGCCCCACTCCTACGCTATCGCGATTTTCCGTTTTAAGGATTATCAGGCAGCGAACATCCCGGTACTGCCGGTGGTGAAGGGCATTTCGGTGGCAAAAAATCACATTACGCTGTACATCGTCGCTTTTGCTATCGCCACGCTGATGCTAACGCTTGGCGGCTACGCGGGTTATAAATACCTGATTGTTGCCGCTGCGGTGAGCGTATGGTGGCTCGGCATGGCGCTGCGCGGTTACAACGTGGAAGATGATAAAGTCTGGGCGCGCAAGCTGTTCGGCTTCTCTATCATCGCCATTACCGCGCTCAGCGTGATGATGTCGGTCGACTTTATGGTGCCGAATTCTCAGAACCTGCTGACTTACGTCTGGTAAAGAGACACCGTTTGATAAAAACCTCGCTTCGGCGGGGTTTTTTATTGCCTGAAGAAAAGCGCCCAATATTGATGTTTTCCTAAATATTGGCAAGGTCGCCGTTCAGACGGCTTATTCGAAGGGAAGAGGTATAGAATCACAGCGGGTGCTTGAGACTGTTTGTCTTAGGCATTACGCGAAAGGCAGATAGACAAAAGCCCCAGTTAACATTGAGCGTCCGGCAAGACGCTTAACATTAATCTGAGGCCCCTAAATGCAATACAACATTAGGTTAGCCTCTTACCGACCTTCGGGTCAAGGAGAAGTAGCCTATGAAGCGGAACAAGGTGGTTATTGTTGCCCTGGTAGTCCTCTGTATTACCGTCGTGATGTCGGTACTGGTCACGCGCAAAGATCTTTGCGCGGTCCGTATCCGCAGCGGGCATATGGAGGTCGCCGTCTTCACAGCCTACGAATCTGTTAAGTAAGAGACCCGGCGGGGAGTCATCCCCGCCACTCCTGATGCTACCAGGTATTCTCAACGCACCCAATTTTTTTCACCTGGCTAGCCCACCAGCATCGCCTGCGCGCTATACAGCAGATCGAGATGATCCCGGCACAGCGCCTCCAGCGACGTGCGCGACTGGTGGCTGGTCAGACTCAACGCTCCCCAGTACAGCCCTTCCCTATCAGCAAGTGGAACGGCGATCACCAGCATACCTATCTCAAACTCCTGCTCAATAGAGGCGTATCCCTGACGACGAACCTGCGCGATACGCTCCATCAATATCGGTACATCCGTCACCGTGTAAGGCGTTCGTTGCTCGCGGGCTACTCGCTGCAACACAGCCTCGCATTCAGCTTCCGGCAACGAGGCTAACCACAAGCGACCGCCCGCGGTGCAGTGAATCGGCACTCGTTCACCGAGCCGTACAGAAGTTGAGTTAAACGGCGTATGTTTGCTGCGGGCAATATAGACCAGCTCGTTGTCATCGATCACCCCCACCGACGCGTGTTCCTCTGTACGACTAGCAACATATTCAACAATCGGCCGTACCATACGCGGGAACTGCGCGGAATCAACGTAGGCCTGCCCCAAACGCAGCGTTTTCGCCATCAGCCAGTAATAGCGCCCATCGGTATCCAGATAGCCGTCGTGTACCAGCGTCAGGAAAAATCGGCGAGCCGCGCTCTGCGTCAACCCGCTCATTTTCGCCGCCTGCGGCACCGTCAGACGCGGGTTCGCCTTTGAAAAAAGCTGGATCAGCGCCAGCCCCTTTTGCAGCCCCACAATCAGATCGCGTTGATGAATCTCGTTTTGCATAGTTGTTCACACTTTTGCAACAGAGGGAGTCGAATACTGCGATTATCGCACTGTCGGTGCGATTAACAACCAACCCGTCCGAATTCTGCGTTGTCGCTCACCGCTTCCATTGAAATACTTACGCAACAGTTTATTAACAAGCGAGGTGAGCAATGGTCAGCGGATTTACTCAGGTCGTCGCCGTTATCGGGCATCCCATTACCCAGGTGAAATCACCGGAAAACTTTAACCACTACTTTGCCAGCCAGAGCATGGATAAGGTAATGATCCCGGTCGATATCGCGCCGGAAGCCGTTGCCGACTATCTGAACGCCCTGCGCGGCTGGCAGAATATGAGCGGTATTTTGGTTACCATTCCCCATAAACAGCGCGTTGCCGGGCTGCTGGATAGCCTGACATCGCGCGCCCGTCATCTGAATGCGGTCAACGTAGTTCGCAAGCTGGCGGACGGCCGCTTAGAGGGCGATATGCTTGACGGCGTCGGCTTCCTGCGCGCCGCCGACGCGCACGGTTTTGCCACCGTCGGCAAGCGCGCCCTGCTCACCGGCTGCGGCGGCGTCGGTAGCGCCATCGCCTGGAGTCTGTGCGAAGCGGGCATCCACAGTCTGGCCCTGCACGATCGCGACGACGCCAGCCGCCAGCGTCTGGAGAATCGTCTCGCCACCCATTTCCCGAGCGTCCACCTCACCGCCCTGCCCGAATCGCTGGCGGAAATCGATCTGCTGGTCAACGGTTCTCCTGCGGGTATGGCGGGCTTCGATCCGCTGCCGCTAAGCCCAGCGCTGCTTGAAACGTTAACCGCCGCCACGCACGTTGCCGATGTCGTCACCGCACCGGTTGTCACCCCGCTGCTGGCCTTCGCCAGCGAGCGTGGCTGCCGCACGCAAACCGGGCCGGAAATGGCGCTAGCGCAGATGGAGCTGATTGGGCAGTTCATCGGTGCGATACCCTCACCACATGAGGTCGCCGCATGAAAAGCTGGGACGTGATCGTTATCGGCAGCGGTGCGGCGGGGTTTGCCGCCGCCGTGACGGCCTGCTGCAAAGGGCTCTCCGTGCTGATGCTGGAAAAAGCGCCGCACTTTGGCGGCACGTCGGCGATCTCCGGCGGCGCGGTGTGGATCAACGATACCGACCAGGCGCGCCACCTCGGCAAAAGCGGCTCCCCTGAGGAGATAAAAACCTACCTGCGCACCATTATTGGCGACACCCATTATCGCCCGGAGATGGTGGATGCGTTTGTTCACGCCGGGCGTGACGCGCTGGCCTTTCTCGAGCAGCAAGGCGCGGTGAAATATAGCCTGCGCCCCCTGTCGCCGGACTATTACCCGGATGAGCCCGGCGCAGTCGACGTGGGCCGCGCGCTGGAAGTGGTGGAGTACGACGGGCGCGAGCTGGGCGAACACTTTAAAACGCTGCGCTCACCGCCGCCGGGGATGCTGCTGTTTGGCGGCATGATGGTTAACCGCGTCGATATTCAGCATTTCCTCGATATGCGACGCTCATGGCGCTCATTCCGCCACTGCGCAAAGCTGCTGCTGCGCTACGGACGCGACCGACTGCGTCACCATCGTGGCACCCGTCTGGCAATGGGCAACGCGCTGATCGCCCGCATGGCCACGCTGGCGCTGCGCAAAGGGCTGGAGCTGGAGCTTAACGTGACGGTGAAATCGTTGACGGAGCAGAATGGTCGCGTCACCGGCGTCGAAATTGAGCGCGACGGCAAATCGGTCGCACTGCACGCGCGTCGCGGCGTGGTGCTAGCCGCCGGAGGATTCGCCGCCGGGCGTATTGCGCCGCAGTTCCGCCCCGCAACTCAGCAGCACTACACCATGTCGCCCGCGACCAATGATGGCGCCGCATTTCAGCTGGGGCTAGGCGTTGATGCCCGTCAGGGGGCCGATCTGCCATCTAACTTCTTCTGGGCGCCGGTCTCCGTGCTGCGCCGTCCGGACGGCAGCGAAGAGCGGTTTCCGCACCTGGTCACCGACCGCGCCAAGCCGGGGATGATTGCCGTCAACCAGCACGGCCTACGCTTCGTCAATGAGTCCAACTCCTACCACCACTTCGCCAGCGCCATGCAGCAACAGCCGGAGAACGCTCCCTGCTATCTGCTTTGCGACGCGAATGCGATGAAGCGCTATGGCCTGGGGCTGGCGCGTCCAGCGCCGGTCAATAACGATGCGCTGGTCAACGCCGGGTATCTGCATCAGGCGCAGAGCCTGGGCGAGCTGGCGCAGCAGTTGGGTATCGACCCGCAGCAGCTTGAGCAGACCGTCGCCGATTATAACCAGGACGCACAAACCGGCCACGACAGCGAATTCAATAAAGGCGGCAACAGCTACAACCGCGCGATGGGCGATGCGGCACACCGCCCGAACGCCTGTAACGCGCCGCTGTTAAGCGCGCCGTTTTACGCCATCAAACTGTTTACCGGCGATCTGGGCACCTCGCGCGGGCTGGTCACCACCGCCGACGCGCAGGTGATTAACCAGCAGGGCCAGCCCATCGGTGGGCTATACGCCGTCGGCAACGACATGGACTCGCTGATGGCGGGCACCTACCCCGGCCCTGGGATCACCCTCGGCCCGGCGCTCACCTTCGGCTATCTCGCCGCAGTGCATATGACCAACACATCCCCACTCACTTCAGGAGAAGCATCATGATCTACGAAAAACGCACCTACACCATCAATCCGCTGAAGATGGCTGACTGGCTCGCGCTGTACAAAAGCGACGCCTTTGCGGTCCAGACTGAGCATCTCGGTAAGCTAATAGGCTTCTTCTTTACCGAGATTGGCGTAGTCAATCAGGTGGTTCACATCTGGGCTTACGAAAGCCTGGACGATCGCCTGGTGCGGCGCGCGCGTATGGCACAGGATGAGCGTTGGCTGACCTTCTCGCGTAAAAACCGCGAGCTGGCAGCGGTTGAACGTCTGGAGTCGGTCCTGATGCGCCCGACCGATTTCTCCCCGCTGCAATAAGGAGGCATACATGAGCAGGCTCGTTGAGGTGGATATGCTGGTCATCGGCTCCGGTGCGGCGGGGCTGTCAGCCGCAGTGACCGCGGCGCTGCACGGCGCGCGAGTGCTGGTCGCTGAAAAAGAGTCGACGATTGGCGGCACCAGCGCCTGGTCCGGAGGCTGGCTGTGGATACCACAGAATCCACTCGCCCGCGAGGAGGGTATTATCGAGGATGACGCCGCACCGCTGGCCTATCTTCAGGCCGAAATGGAGGGACGTCCGGCCGATGCGCGCCTGCGGACTTTTTTACGTTACGGGCCGGAGATGGTGGATTTTTTCCGTCGCCGTACCGCCGTGCAATTTGTGTCTGGCAGTAAAATGCCGGACTTTCACAACAGCCAGGGCTTCGTTAACGGCGGTCGTTCGGTTACCGCTCAACCCTATGACGCTCGCGAGCTGGGCGACTGGCTGCATCGCCTGCGTCCACCGCTTGAAACCATCAGTCTGGCGGGAATGGGCATCGCTGGCGGCGAGGATATGGCGCACTTTTTTAACGCCACTCGCTCGCCGCGATCCGCACTGTATGCCGCACGACGGCTCGCGCGTCATGGCTGGCAGCGACTGCGCCACGGGCGCGGCCGCCATCTGGTCAACGGTAACGCGCTGGTGGCTCGCCTGCTACGTTCAGCGCTGGACGCCAAGGTCAGTTTTCAGCTCAACGCCCCGGTGACGCGGCTGTTACAAAACGCCAGCGGCGTGACCGGAGCCATACTGAGTAGCGATGATGGCGAAATTCAGATCAACGCCCGTGCGGTTGTGCTGGCCTGCGGAGGTTTCCCGCACGACAAGCAGCGACTGGCAGAACAGGTACCCCACGCAGCACAGGGCTACGGTCATTTTTCCGCCGCACCGCCGGGGAATCAGGGCGATGGCATTCGCCTTGGCGAAACGGCCGGCGGGCAGTTTGATCGCTCACTCAAACACCCGATGGCGTGGGCGCCGGTGTCGCGCGTGTCGCTGGCCAGCGGCATACAGCTGGCCTTTCCGCACCTCGTTGAGCGCGCTAAGCCGGGGTTTATTGCGGTGCGGGACAACGGCAAACGCTTCGTTAATGAAGCGGACTCCTACCATGACTTTATCGCCGCGCTGATCGACGCCACGCCGGAGGGCGAAAAACCGGCGGCGTGGCTGATTGCCGACAGCCAGGCGCTGCACCGTTACGGCCTCGGTCACGCGCGGCCCACGCCGTTCCCGGTAAAAGCCTGGCTGCGTACCGGTTACCTGCAAAGTGCCAGCACGCTGGCAGAGCTGGCGCAAAAATGCAGCATCGACGGCCCGGCACTCAGCGCTACCGTCGCGCGCTTCAACGACTTTGCCCGTCAGGGGCGCGATGACGACTTCCAGCGCGGCGCTTCCGCCTACAACCGCGCGCAGGGCGATGCCAGCCACCAGCCCAGCCCCACGCTGGGGGCGCTGGAAAAGGCTCCGTACTATGCGGTGCGTATTCTCCCCGGCTCGCTCGGCTCGTTCAGCGGACTGAAAACCGATGAGCAAGCGCGGGTGCTCGACGTAAAACAACGCCCGATCCCCGGCCTGTTTGCCGTGGGTAACGATATGTCGAGCGTGATGCAGGGGTTCTACCCCAGCGGCGGCATCACGCTTGGCCCTGCCATGACCTTCGGTTATCTGGTGGGGAAAAACTTCGCCAAAAATATAACACCTTAAAAATATTACGCATTTAGCCAGGGAACGGCGCCAAACATAACAACAAATCTTACCTGCAACTGTACTGGAGTCTGTATGAATATGCGTTCTCTCTCGCTAGCAGCACTCACCGTGCTGGACGTTCCACCGCCGGAACACGTGCGCATCGCGGCACGCACCGGCTTTAGCCACGTGGGCATTCGTCTGCTGCCTGCGACCCCTGACGATCCCGATTACGACATGCTCGGCGATACTCCAACTGTACGCGAAACCCTGGCCGCGCTGCGCGATACCGGCATCCGCGTCTCCGACGTGGAGATCGTGCGCCTGACGCCGGACTTCAGCCTTGAAGCGCTGCGCCCGTTCCTGGAAACCGCCGCCCGGCTGGAAGCTCAGCAGGTGCTGGTGGCCGGCAATGACGACAATCTGGCCCGCTGTGCGGAGAACCTGGCCCTACTGACGCAGGCAGGCGCTGCCTACGGGCTGACCATGAATCTGGAACCGATGCCGTGGACTCATCTGCCGACGCTTGCCAGCGCACAGGCGTTGATTGCCGCCAGCGGCCAGCACAACGTGGGTATTCTGGTCGATGCCATCCACTTCTGGCGCGCGGGGGAATCGCTGGAGACGTTAGCC from Klebsiella sp. WP3-W18-ESBL-02 includes the following:
- a CDS encoding shikimate dehydrogenase family protein; this encodes MVSGFTQVVAVIGHPITQVKSPENFNHYFASQSMDKVMIPVDIAPEAVADYLNALRGWQNMSGILVTIPHKQRVAGLLDSLTSRARHLNAVNVVRKLADGRLEGDMLDGVGFLRAADAHGFATVGKRALLTGCGGVGSAIAWSLCEAGIHSLALHDRDDASRQRLENRLATHFPSVHLTALPESLAEIDLLVNGSPAGMAGFDPLPLSPALLETLTAATHVADVVTAPVVTPLLAFASERGCRTQTGPEMALAQMELIGQFIGAIPSPHEVAA
- a CDS encoding FAD-dependent oxidoreductase, with the protein product MKSWDVIVIGSGAAGFAAAVTACCKGLSVLMLEKAPHFGGTSAISGGAVWINDTDQARHLGKSGSPEEIKTYLRTIIGDTHYRPEMVDAFVHAGRDALAFLEQQGAVKYSLRPLSPDYYPDEPGAVDVGRALEVVEYDGRELGEHFKTLRSPPPGMLLFGGMMVNRVDIQHFLDMRRSWRSFRHCAKLLLRYGRDRLRHHRGTRLAMGNALIARMATLALRKGLELELNVTVKSLTEQNGRVTGVEIERDGKSVALHARRGVVLAAGGFAAGRIAPQFRPATQQHYTMSPATNDGAAFQLGLGVDARQGADLPSNFFWAPVSVLRRPDGSEERFPHLVTDRAKPGMIAVNQHGLRFVNESNSYHHFASAMQQQPENAPCYLLCDANAMKRYGLGLARPAPVNNDALVNAGYLHQAQSLGELAQQLGIDPQQLEQTVADYNQDAQTGHDSEFNKGGNSYNRAMGDAAHRPNACNAPLLSAPFYAIKLFTGDLGTSRGLVTTADAQVINQQGQPIGGLYAVGNDMDSLMAGTYPGPGITLGPALTFGYLAAVHMTNTSPLTSGEAS
- a CDS encoding NIPSNAP family protein, producing MIYEKRTYTINPLKMADWLALYKSDAFAVQTEHLGKLIGFFFTEIGVVNQVVHIWAYESLDDRLVRRARMAQDERWLTFSRKNRELAAVERLESVLMRPTDFSPLQ
- a CDS encoding FAD-dependent oxidoreductase — its product is MSRLVEVDMLVIGSGAAGLSAAVTAALHGARVLVAEKESTIGGTSAWSGGWLWIPQNPLAREEGIIEDDAAPLAYLQAEMEGRPADARLRTFLRYGPEMVDFFRRRTAVQFVSGSKMPDFHNSQGFVNGGRSVTAQPYDARELGDWLHRLRPPLETISLAGMGIAGGEDMAHFFNATRSPRSALYAARRLARHGWQRLRHGRGRHLVNGNALVARLLRSALDAKVSFQLNAPVTRLLQNASGVTGAILSSDDGEIQINARAVVLACGGFPHDKQRLAEQVPHAAQGYGHFSAAPPGNQGDGIRLGETAGGQFDRSLKHPMAWAPVSRVSLASGIQLAFPHLVERAKPGFIAVRDNGKRFVNEADSYHDFIAALIDATPEGEKPAAWLIADSQALHRYGLGHARPTPFPVKAWLRTGYLQSASTLAELAQKCSIDGPALSATVARFNDFARQGRDDDFQRGASAYNRAQGDASHQPSPTLGALEKAPYYAVRILPGSLGSFSGLKTDEQARVLDVKQRPIPGLFAVGNDMSSVMQGFYPSGGITLGPAMTFGYLVGKNFAKNITP
- a CDS encoding sugar phosphate isomerase/epimerase family protein, which translates into the protein MNMRSLSLAALTVLDVPPPEHVRIAARTGFSHVGIRLLPATPDDPDYDMLGDTPTVRETLAALRDTGIRVSDVEIVRLTPDFSLEALRPFLETAARLEAQQVLVAGNDDNLARCAENLALLTQAGAAYGLTMNLEPMPWTHLPTLASAQALIAASGQHNVGILVDAIHFWRAGESLETLATLAPQQLNYMQLCDAPARIPTETQELIYQARCARRIPGEGELDLHGLLAALPATLPISLEVPLAGAQGALPAQQRAQLLFNAAQSFL